In a single window of the Coffea eugenioides isolate CCC68of chromosome 3, Ceug_1.0, whole genome shotgun sequence genome:
- the LOC113765834 gene encoding F-box/kelch-repeat protein At3g23880-like gives MRKGKRSRVARPEHIPEDIIVEILSRLPVKTLMKFKIICNQWKSLISHKIFSLRNDGRCREKPLFFFRRLNKDLTGTKVSTSWSLNSDLHVEEFDNPFSGYEFLGSCDGLLLFGYGKNIFLWNPSTRYSRAVHHLLSLGHGYRRVLASGFCYDDSVDDYKVVIIISQPRKSERTIYAFVSHLKSITWTKVICPYEVLRTDWVAPLVRGNLHILAQEKEGKNGGNQHPNAPQQLILCFDTKRDEFKLLPKPDPKHYEQNLVHGLGVIEGCLCMVRPDKYGRELLTMREYGVKESWTILFTIVNSHLNAPRYSLVPVFLTNKGEVVMVENHQKVLAYDLKSRNLLDVRQQKYPESSQLFGFPYVESVADGNQERPPRRKRNNDRLDDFIYFSYLDHL, from the coding sequence ATgagaaaagggaagagaagccGAGTTGCAAGACCGGAACACATTCCAGAAGACATCATCGTCGAGATACTTTCAAGGCTACCCGTGAAAActctcatgaaattcaaaataatCTGCAATCAATGGAAATCTCTCATATCCCACAAGATTTTCAGTCTTCGTAACGACGGAAGATGCCGTGAAAAACCCTTGTTTTTCTTCAGAAGGTTGAACAAGGATCTCACGGGAACCAAAGTCAGTACTTCCTGGTCACTAAACAGCGATCTCCATGTTGAAGAGTTTGATAACCCTTTCTCTGGGTACGAATTTCTTGGCTCTTGTGATGGTCTGCTGCTTTTTGGCTATGGgaaaaacatatttttatgGAACCCTTCCACTAGATATTCCAGAGCCGTTCACCATCTTCTTTCCTTGGGACATGGTTATCGCAGGGTGCTGGCATCTGGATTTTGTTACGATGATTCTGTTGATGATTACAAAGTAGTAATAATAATCTCTCAACCTAGGAAATCTGAACGAACAATATATGCCTTTGTTTCTCATCTAAAAAGCATAACTTGGACAAAAGTAATTTGCCCTTACGAGGTTCTCCGGACGGATTGGGTTGCTCCATTGGTGAGGGGAAATTTGCATATTTTAGcccaagaaaaagaaggaaaaaatggtGGAAACCAACATCCAAATGCTCCACAGCAGTTGATTCTTTGCTTTGATACAAAAAGGGACGAATTCAAATTGTTGCCAAAACCAGACCCTAAGCATTACGAACAAAATCTTGTACATGGATTGGGCGTTATAGAGGGATGTCTTTGCATGGTTCGTCCGGATAAATATGGCAGGGAGCTTTTAACCATGAGGGAATATGGGGTGAAAGAATCTTGGACAATTTTGTTTACAATTGTAAACTCGCACTTGAATGCTCCAAGATATTCCTTGGTACCTGTGTTTTTGACGAATAAGGGGGAAGTTGTAATGGTGGAAAATCACCAAAAAGTACTGGCATACGATCTGAAAAGTAGAAATCTGCTTGATGTCAGGCAGCAAAAGTATCCCGAAAGTAGTCAATTGTTTGGTTTTCCTTACGTTGAAAGTGTGGCAGATGGGAATCAAGAAAGGCCACCGAGAAGGAAGAGAAACAACGACAGATTGGATGATTTTATTTACTTTAGTTATTTAGATCAcctttaa
- the LOC113765836 gene encoding F-box/kelch-repeat protein At3g23880-like, with the protein MHSELQLGHIPFEIFWEILSHLPVKSLLKFKAVCKSWYALICDKKFVLSNYEGRKRGGALIFKREARDSCSIEVNYSINHELVIEKIVPCPLGLGLVKILGSSNGLVLFCDNKFMYAWNPSTRTCKEVSSLRGLELESIWSIKASGFCYDNSSDDYNVVLVKEEEIMSLSLKSRKNWTTVATCAYEILSSTSAIAPIVNGNPHWLANHKKSDRNIHGELIVYFDTKTNDLIELPVPELRNTEEKWISGLGVVDGCLCMIRPNNDQGEVLVMKEYGVGESWTTIFGFPPRLQLTKGLEPIFFTKNGDVLFAHGSKHAWAFNPKKESVLHLVQLPKKPTNFSMQYYDVFGCTYVESLAPIPN; encoded by the coding sequence ATGCATTCTGAACTTCAATTAGGGCACATACCCTTCGAAATATTTTGGGAAATACTCTCGCATTTACCAGTTAAGTCTCTTTTGAAGTTTAAGGCCGTTTGCAAGTCATGGTATGCTTTAATATGTGATAAGAAGTTTGTTCTTTCAAATTACGAGGGAAGGAAGCGAGGAGGAGCCTTAATTTTCAAGAGGGAGGCACGCGATTCCTGTTCTATAGAGGTAAACTATTCTATAAATCATGAACTTGTAATTGAGAAAATTGTTCCATGTCCATTAGGTCTCGGTCTAGTTAAAATTCTGGGATCAAGTAATGGCTTGGTTCTTTTCTGTGATAACAAGTTCATGTATGCATGGAACCCCTCAACTAGGACCTGTAAAGAAGTAAGCAGTCTCCGTGGTTTAGAACTCGAATCCATCTGGAGCATAAAGGCCTCTGGATTTTGCTATGATAATTCTTCCGATGATTACAACGTAGTACTAGTCAAGGAAGAAGAGATTATGTCTTTGAGTCTCAAAAGCAGAAAGAACTGGACAACAGTTGCAACCTGCGCTTATGAAATTCTTTCCAGCACTAGTGCTATAGCCCCCATAGTGAATGGAAACCCGCACTGGCTAGCAAACCATAAGAAAAGTGATCGAAATATTCATGGAGAGTTGATTGTTTATTTCGACACCAAAACCAATGATTTGATAGAGTTGCCTGTACCCGAGCTGAGAAATACAGAAGAAAAGTGGATATCAGGTTTGGGTGTTGTTGATGGATGCTTATGCATGATTCGTCCAAACAATGATCAAGGAGAGGTGTTGGTGATGAAGGAATACGGAGTGGGAGAATCTTGGACGACTATCTTTGGATTCCCACCTCGTTTGCAATTGACAAAGGGATTGGAGCCAATCTTTTTTACCAAGAATGGAGATGTCTTGTTTGCTCATGGTTCTAAACATGCATGGGCGTTTAATCCCAAGAAGGAGTCAGTCTTGCATCTTGTTCAATTGCCAAAGAAGCCCACAAACTTCTCAATGCAGTACTATGATGTGTTTGGATGTACGTATGTTGAAAGCTTAGCACCTATTCCTAATTAG